In the Malaya genurostris strain Urasoe2022 chromosome 1, Malgen_1.1, whole genome shotgun sequence genome, one interval contains:
- the LOC131425102 gene encoding integrin alpha-PS1 isoform X2 produces the protein MVKNTSFWKPLLAVATLMSISAVECFNFETRLPIVKYGATNTYFGYSVASHTEKLSNGDKKSWILIGAPLGQNLQPATNRSGALFKCPITQLSNDCEQVKTDGRRSDDEEDDELAPPGYDELKSNQWLGVTVKSGGKENKIFVCAHRYMKIHERGKTTENGLHLGQGLCYVLNNDFSFGFEMEVCLGRSTEREHEQYAFCQAGTSGMILDDGTAIIGTPGVMIWKGTVFAVEVDGEFLSRDKTQYYGPHDNADSPVPNYSYLGMAVTGGRYFGDFMSFAGGAPRSRGNGQVIIFSNRNKRNPIFKERELRGEQFGSSFGYELATADVNGDHAPDLLVAAPFYFSKSEGGAVYVYQNVNNNFTENYTTKLTGKLESRFGLAIANLGDINKDGCEDVAIGAPFEGNGVVYIYLGTSNGLSKKPSQIITSSSLGLNVPTLKTFGGSLSGGIDLDNNTYPDLVIGAYDSAAVTTLLARPITNIKTSVISEELQNIDPTKNGCLADPTANATCFSFRACCSIEPYEESGHTSSQSQQLKLIYTIEAETYNHLKKFSRVYFGPDTKQRSNILKKQISVVTDGRQECREEIVYIKDNTRDIQNPIRFRLNYTILDNTLPTSALDMLDPILDQTQADRTFEATFQKDCGNDGICQSKIDLTTKLSLEKQGDSSYLLVLGRDRGVQLNVSVSNLADSAYETHLYVKHDPSISYSGTKSLYTCTQYNATIVDCSLGNPMRRNAEAKLSLRFDPQRVDDLISTLSFQVFVNTTSTMIQGAKHSSTLSVKVIKRAKISISGAAHPEQTFYGGDVKGESAMETVDDIGTAVQHIYLIYNDGPWRAPKVQVTVQWPHQVANDKPQGKWLLYLSDTPSVDATNGGDCVIEPHSAINPLRLKKTSVLNELMQIDRYTQRAHNKSLTFATEKSERLSHSKQTTFSSSDNTLNRIRRDRSMVIRAERLTDKDGKQTDIVHMDCKRNTAKCISIVCNIYNVQPKAQVLINVTARLWNSTLVSDYPKVDLVKIASIARIKVFEVQQDHPIDTVMVETLAYPELHDQTGEGPVPIWIIILAILSGLLALALLIYILKRCGFFKRRRPDPTLSGNLEKNSESKPFIS, from the exons GATCTTAATTGGAGCTCCTCTCGGTCAGAATTTACAACCAGCTACCAACCGGTCAGGTGCTCTCTTCAAATGCCCAATTACCCAACTTAGTAATGACTGTGAGCAGGTGAAGACAGATGGTAGAAGAA GTGACGATGAGGAAGATGACGAATTGGCACCTCCAGGATACGATGAGCTTAAAAGTAATCAGTGGCTTGGCGTGACAGTGAAGTCAGGTGGAAAGGAGAACAAG ATCTTTGTTTGTGCGCATCGTTATATGAAGATTCACGAACGAGGAAAGACAACAGAAAACGGTTTACATTTAGGTCAAGGCTTATGTTACGTCCTGAACAATGATTTCTCATTTGGATTTGAAATGGAAGTTTGTCTTGGACGATCCACCGAGAGGGAGCACGAACAATATGCATTCTGTCAAGCAGGAACATCAGGCATGATTCTAGATGATGGTACAGCAATCATCGGAACACCTGGAGTAATGATATGGAAAGGAACAGTTTTTGCTGTTGAAGTAGATGGTGAATTCTTGTCAAGAGATAAAACACAGTACTATGGACCGCATGACAATGCAGATTCCCCTGTTCCGAATTACAGTTATTTGG GTATGGCTGTAACGGGTGGACGATACTTCGGAGATTTTATGTCTTTTGCTGGTGGAGCTCCACGATCGAGAGGAAATGGACAAGTCATTATATTCTCGAATAGAAATAAACGAAATCCTATTTTCAAAGAAAGAGAACTGAGAGGTGAACAGTTTGGCTCAAGTTTTGGTTATGAACTAGCAACAGCTGATGTGAATGGTGATCA CGCCCCTGATCTACTTGTTGCAGCACCATTTTACTTCTCTAAATCTGAAGGTGGGGCTGTTTATGTGTACCAGAATGTAAATAACAATTTCACCGAAAATTATACAACTAAGCTAACGGGTAAGCTAGAGTCCCGGTTCGGTTTAGCAATCGCAAATTTGGGTGATATAAATAAAGACGGCTGTGAAGATGTTGCCATTGGCGCACCTTTTGAAGGTAACGGAGTCGTTTACATCTATCTTGGGACTTCAAATGGGCTCTCCAAGAAACCATCACAGATTATAACATCAAGCTCTCTGGGATTGAACGTACCCACATTAAAAACGTTCGGAGGTTCCTTATCTGGCGGTATTGATCTTGACAATAATACTTATCCCGATCTGGTAATTGGGGCGTATGACTCAGCCGCAGTTACGACTTTGTTGGCGCGGCCCATAACAAATATAAAAACATCTGTAATCAGTGAGGAGCTACAAAACATTGATCCTACCAAGAACGGATGCCTTGCGGACCCAACAGCTAATGCAACATG CTTTTCATTCAGAGCGTGCTGTTCTATTGAACCATATGAAGAATCTGGACATACTAGCAGTCAATCACAGCAGTTGAAACTTATCTACACAATAGAAGCTGAAACttacaatcatttgaaaaagttttcgcGGGTTTATTTTGGTCCGGATACTAAGCAACGCTCAAATATCCTCAAGAAACAAATTAGTGTAGTTACGGATGGACGTCAAGAATGTAGGGAAGAAATAGTTTATATAAAAGATAACACTAGGGATATTCAAAATCCGATTCGCTTTCGGTTAAATTACACAATATTGGACAATACACTTCCTACCTCAGCGTTGGATATGCTAGATCCCATTTTAGACCAAACTCAAGCTGATAGAACGTTTGAGGCAACTTTTCAGAAGGACTGTGGAAACGATGGTATTTGTCAGTCTAAGATTGATTTGACCACCAAGTTATCGTTGGAAAAGCAAG GAGATAGCTCTTATTTATTGGTTCTCGGACGTGACCGAGGTGTTCAGCTCAATGTTAGTGTTTCAAATCTTGCTGATTCGGCATATGAAACTCACTTGTACGTGAAGCATGATCCTAGCATTTCGTATAGTGGGACGAAG AGTCTCTACACTTGTACCCAGTATAATGCGACGATCGTAGATTGCTCTCTTGGTAATCCTATGCGACGAAACGCGGAAGCAAAGCTTTCATTGCGCTTTGACCCTCAGCGAGTGGATGACCTAATATCGACATTATCTTTCCAAGTGTTTGTCAACACTACATCAACTATGATTCAGGGAGCCAAGCATAGTTCAACTCTTTCAGTGAAAGTTATCAAACGAGCAAAAATCAGTATATCAGG GGCTGCTCATCCCGAGCAAACATTCTACGGAGGAGACGTTAAAGGTGAAAGTGCAATGGAAACAGTGGATGACATTGGCACGGCAGTGCAGCACATTTATTTG ATCTACAATGACGGACCATGGCGCGCACCAAAAGTTCAGGTTACCGTTCAATGGCCGCACCAAGTTGCCAACGACAAACCTCAAGGAAAATGGCTACTCTACCTTTCAGACACTCCCTCAGTTGATG CTACCAACGGAGGTGATTGTGTAATTGAGCCCCATTCTGCCATCAATCCTCTTAGACTTAAGAAAACATCAGTTCTGAACGAGTTAATGCAAATTGATCGATACACTCAACGCGCACACAACAAATCTCTAACATTCGCTACAGAAAAATCGGAAAGATTATCACATAGTAAGCAAACCACGTTTTCATCATCGGATAACACCTTAAATCGAATTCGACGAGATCGGTCCATGGTCATCCGAGCAGAACGGTTAACGGACAAAGATGGGAAACAAACCGATATCGTTCACATGGACTGCAAGCGGAACACTGCCAAATGCATATCGATTGTGTGTAATATATACAATGTGCAACCAAAAGCTCAAGTACTTATCAATGTAACTGCTAGACTCTGGAATTCTACTCTTGTCTCAGATTATCCAAAAGTAGACCTTGTGAAAATTGCCTCAATAGCTCGCATTAAAGTATTCGAAGTGCAGCAGGATCATCCAATAGATACGGTTATG GTTGAAACCTTGGCCTATCCCGAGCTACATGATCAGACTGGAGAGGGGCCTGTTCCAATATGGATCATAATTCTCgcgattttaagtggtttactGGCGCTAGCTTTGTTAATCTATATTTTGAAAAGATGTGGCTTTTTCAAGCGACGAAGACCAGATCCGACTTTGAGTGGCAATCTGGAGAAGAATAGCGAAAGTAAACCATTCATTtcataa
- the LOC131425102 gene encoding integrin alpha-PS1 isoform X1 has product MVKNTSFWKPLLAVATLMSISAVECFNFETRLPIVKYGATNTYFGYSVASHTEKLSNGDKKSWILIGAPLGQNLQPATNRSGALFKCPITQLSNDCEQVKTDGRRKPSGIYESDDEEDDELAPPGYDELKSNQWLGVTVKSGGKENKIFVCAHRYMKIHERGKTTENGLHLGQGLCYVLNNDFSFGFEMEVCLGRSTEREHEQYAFCQAGTSGMILDDGTAIIGTPGVMIWKGTVFAVEVDGEFLSRDKTQYYGPHDNADSPVPNYSYLGMAVTGGRYFGDFMSFAGGAPRSRGNGQVIIFSNRNKRNPIFKERELRGEQFGSSFGYELATADVNGDHAPDLLVAAPFYFSKSEGGAVYVYQNVNNNFTENYTTKLTGKLESRFGLAIANLGDINKDGCEDVAIGAPFEGNGVVYIYLGTSNGLSKKPSQIITSSSLGLNVPTLKTFGGSLSGGIDLDNNTYPDLVIGAYDSAAVTTLLARPITNIKTSVISEELQNIDPTKNGCLADPTANATCFSFRACCSIEPYEESGHTSSQSQQLKLIYTIEAETYNHLKKFSRVYFGPDTKQRSNILKKQISVVTDGRQECREEIVYIKDNTRDIQNPIRFRLNYTILDNTLPTSALDMLDPILDQTQADRTFEATFQKDCGNDGICQSKIDLTTKLSLEKQGDSSYLLVLGRDRGVQLNVSVSNLADSAYETHLYVKHDPSISYSGTKSLYTCTQYNATIVDCSLGNPMRRNAEAKLSLRFDPQRVDDLISTLSFQVFVNTTSTMIQGAKHSSTLSVKVIKRAKISISGAAHPEQTFYGGDVKGESAMETVDDIGTAVQHIYLIYNDGPWRAPKVQVTVQWPHQVANDKPQGKWLLYLSDTPSVDATNGGDCVIEPHSAINPLRLKKTSVLNELMQIDRYTQRAHNKSLTFATEKSERLSHSKQTTFSSSDNTLNRIRRDRSMVIRAERLTDKDGKQTDIVHMDCKRNTAKCISIVCNIYNVQPKAQVLINVTARLWNSTLVSDYPKVDLVKIASIARIKVFEVQQDHPIDTVMVETLAYPELHDQTGEGPVPIWIIILAILSGLLALALLIYILKRCGFFKRRRPDPTLSGNLEKNSESKPFIS; this is encoded by the exons GATCTTAATTGGAGCTCCTCTCGGTCAGAATTTACAACCAGCTACCAACCGGTCAGGTGCTCTCTTCAAATGCCCAATTACCCAACTTAGTAATGACTGTGAGCAGGTGAAGACAGATGGTAGAAGAA AGCCTTCTGGTATTTATGAAA GTGACGATGAGGAAGATGACGAATTGGCACCTCCAGGATACGATGAGCTTAAAAGTAATCAGTGGCTTGGCGTGACAGTGAAGTCAGGTGGAAAGGAGAACAAG ATCTTTGTTTGTGCGCATCGTTATATGAAGATTCACGAACGAGGAAAGACAACAGAAAACGGTTTACATTTAGGTCAAGGCTTATGTTACGTCCTGAACAATGATTTCTCATTTGGATTTGAAATGGAAGTTTGTCTTGGACGATCCACCGAGAGGGAGCACGAACAATATGCATTCTGTCAAGCAGGAACATCAGGCATGATTCTAGATGATGGTACAGCAATCATCGGAACACCTGGAGTAATGATATGGAAAGGAACAGTTTTTGCTGTTGAAGTAGATGGTGAATTCTTGTCAAGAGATAAAACACAGTACTATGGACCGCATGACAATGCAGATTCCCCTGTTCCGAATTACAGTTATTTGG GTATGGCTGTAACGGGTGGACGATACTTCGGAGATTTTATGTCTTTTGCTGGTGGAGCTCCACGATCGAGAGGAAATGGACAAGTCATTATATTCTCGAATAGAAATAAACGAAATCCTATTTTCAAAGAAAGAGAACTGAGAGGTGAACAGTTTGGCTCAAGTTTTGGTTATGAACTAGCAACAGCTGATGTGAATGGTGATCA CGCCCCTGATCTACTTGTTGCAGCACCATTTTACTTCTCTAAATCTGAAGGTGGGGCTGTTTATGTGTACCAGAATGTAAATAACAATTTCACCGAAAATTATACAACTAAGCTAACGGGTAAGCTAGAGTCCCGGTTCGGTTTAGCAATCGCAAATTTGGGTGATATAAATAAAGACGGCTGTGAAGATGTTGCCATTGGCGCACCTTTTGAAGGTAACGGAGTCGTTTACATCTATCTTGGGACTTCAAATGGGCTCTCCAAGAAACCATCACAGATTATAACATCAAGCTCTCTGGGATTGAACGTACCCACATTAAAAACGTTCGGAGGTTCCTTATCTGGCGGTATTGATCTTGACAATAATACTTATCCCGATCTGGTAATTGGGGCGTATGACTCAGCCGCAGTTACGACTTTGTTGGCGCGGCCCATAACAAATATAAAAACATCTGTAATCAGTGAGGAGCTACAAAACATTGATCCTACCAAGAACGGATGCCTTGCGGACCCAACAGCTAATGCAACATG CTTTTCATTCAGAGCGTGCTGTTCTATTGAACCATATGAAGAATCTGGACATACTAGCAGTCAATCACAGCAGTTGAAACTTATCTACACAATAGAAGCTGAAACttacaatcatttgaaaaagttttcgcGGGTTTATTTTGGTCCGGATACTAAGCAACGCTCAAATATCCTCAAGAAACAAATTAGTGTAGTTACGGATGGACGTCAAGAATGTAGGGAAGAAATAGTTTATATAAAAGATAACACTAGGGATATTCAAAATCCGATTCGCTTTCGGTTAAATTACACAATATTGGACAATACACTTCCTACCTCAGCGTTGGATATGCTAGATCCCATTTTAGACCAAACTCAAGCTGATAGAACGTTTGAGGCAACTTTTCAGAAGGACTGTGGAAACGATGGTATTTGTCAGTCTAAGATTGATTTGACCACCAAGTTATCGTTGGAAAAGCAAG GAGATAGCTCTTATTTATTGGTTCTCGGACGTGACCGAGGTGTTCAGCTCAATGTTAGTGTTTCAAATCTTGCTGATTCGGCATATGAAACTCACTTGTACGTGAAGCATGATCCTAGCATTTCGTATAGTGGGACGAAG AGTCTCTACACTTGTACCCAGTATAATGCGACGATCGTAGATTGCTCTCTTGGTAATCCTATGCGACGAAACGCGGAAGCAAAGCTTTCATTGCGCTTTGACCCTCAGCGAGTGGATGACCTAATATCGACATTATCTTTCCAAGTGTTTGTCAACACTACATCAACTATGATTCAGGGAGCCAAGCATAGTTCAACTCTTTCAGTGAAAGTTATCAAACGAGCAAAAATCAGTATATCAGG GGCTGCTCATCCCGAGCAAACATTCTACGGAGGAGACGTTAAAGGTGAAAGTGCAATGGAAACAGTGGATGACATTGGCACGGCAGTGCAGCACATTTATTTG ATCTACAATGACGGACCATGGCGCGCACCAAAAGTTCAGGTTACCGTTCAATGGCCGCACCAAGTTGCCAACGACAAACCTCAAGGAAAATGGCTACTCTACCTTTCAGACACTCCCTCAGTTGATG CTACCAACGGAGGTGATTGTGTAATTGAGCCCCATTCTGCCATCAATCCTCTTAGACTTAAGAAAACATCAGTTCTGAACGAGTTAATGCAAATTGATCGATACACTCAACGCGCACACAACAAATCTCTAACATTCGCTACAGAAAAATCGGAAAGATTATCACATAGTAAGCAAACCACGTTTTCATCATCGGATAACACCTTAAATCGAATTCGACGAGATCGGTCCATGGTCATCCGAGCAGAACGGTTAACGGACAAAGATGGGAAACAAACCGATATCGTTCACATGGACTGCAAGCGGAACACTGCCAAATGCATATCGATTGTGTGTAATATATACAATGTGCAACCAAAAGCTCAAGTACTTATCAATGTAACTGCTAGACTCTGGAATTCTACTCTTGTCTCAGATTATCCAAAAGTAGACCTTGTGAAAATTGCCTCAATAGCTCGCATTAAAGTATTCGAAGTGCAGCAGGATCATCCAATAGATACGGTTATG GTTGAAACCTTGGCCTATCCCGAGCTACATGATCAGACTGGAGAGGGGCCTGTTCCAATATGGATCATAATTCTCgcgattttaagtggtttactGGCGCTAGCTTTGTTAATCTATATTTTGAAAAGATGTGGCTTTTTCAAGCGACGAAGACCAGATCCGACTTTGAGTGGCAATCTGGAGAAGAATAGCGAAAGTAAACCATTCATTtcataa